The Vibrio quintilis DNA window GGCTCAGGCCGGTATGGTTGTGGTGAGCGTTCCGATTCATCTGACCGTTGAGGTGATCGAAAAGCTGAATCAGTTGCCTGAAGATTGTATTTTGTGCGACCTGACTTCGATTAAGTCCAGACCGCTGCAGGCGATGCTGAAAACGCACCGTGGGCCGGTTGTTGGTTTACATCCAATGTTCGGGCCGGATATTCCCAGTCTGGCCAAGCAGGTTATTGTGTACTGTGATGGCCGGGGACGGGAACAATACCAATGGCTTATTGATCAGTTAGAAATCTGGGGGGCGAGTTTGTGCGCTGTTGATGCTGAATCACATGATCATGGGATGACTATGATTCAGGCGCTCCGGCATTTTACAACCTATGTGTATGGCTTGCATTTATCGAAAGAGAACCCACAACTGGCGAACTTACTCCAACTGAGTTCACCCATTTATCGTTTAGAGTTAATCATGGTCGGGCGATTGTTTGGTCAGGATCCAAATCTCTACGGGGATATAATCTTCTCTTCAGAAGAAAATACAGACATGATTCAGCGTTTTTATCAGTGTTTTACTGAGGCGATGCAGGTGATTGAGAAGCGGGATAAAAAGCATTTTGTTGAGAGCTTTACCCATGTAAGCCAATGGTTCGGAGAATACTCCCAGCAGTTTATGTCTGAGAGCCAGAACCTGTTGAAACATACAAGCGATACTATTCCCCGTCGCTGATATTAATAATGCAGAC harbors:
- the tyrA gene encoding bifunctional chorismate mutase/prephenate dehydrogenase — protein: MTVELNELRDQIDEVDQQMIDLLARRLSLVEKVGEVKSQHGLPIYVPEREAAMLASRREEAEAQGVPPQLIEDILRRTMRESYTSEKDAGFKCLKPELRTVVVIGGHGQLGSLFTRMLKLSGYRVEVIGRNDWDKAGELLAQAGMVVVSVPIHLTVEVIEKLNQLPEDCILCDLTSIKSRPLQAMLKTHRGPVVGLHPMFGPDIPSLAKQVIVYCDGRGREQYQWLIDQLEIWGASLCAVDAESHDHGMTMIQALRHFTTYVYGLHLSKENPQLANLLQLSSPIYRLELIMVGRLFGQDPNLYGDIIFSSEENTDMIQRFYQCFTEAMQVIEKRDKKHFVESFTHVSQWFGEYSQQFMSESQNLLKHTSDTIPRR